From the Cervus elaphus chromosome 20, mCerEla1.1, whole genome shotgun sequence genome, one window contains:
- the PRLH gene encoding prolactin-releasing peptide, translated as MKAAGTWLLCLLLLGLALRGAASRAHQHSMEIRTPDINPAWYAGRGIRPVGRFGRRRAAPGDRARPGPRRVPACFPLEGSAEPSRALLGRLMAQLVQE; from the exons ATGAAGGCGGCGggcacctggctcctctgcctgctgctgctgggccTGGCCCTGCGGGGGGCTGCCAGCCGAGCCCACCAGCACTCCATGGAGATCCGAA CCCCCGACATCAACCCTGCCTGGTACGCGGGCCGCGGGATCCGGCCTGTGGGCCGCTTTGGCCGGCGGAGAGCTGCCCCGGGGGACAGAGCCAGGCCTGGCCCCCGGCGCGTGCCGGCCTGCTTCCCCCTGGAAGGCAGCGCTGAGCCCTCCCGAGCCCTCCTGGGGCGGCTGATGGCCCAGCTCGTCCAGGAGTAA
- the RAB17 gene encoding ras-related protein Rab-17 isoform X1 encodes MATPSLPGEGAGLPHDQKWGGKGDPGRGPGGPCDDRLSGLLEVTRPGEHGMAQLNGVPRPGAAPGQPCVFKLVLLGSGSVGKSSLALRYVKNDFKSILPTVGCAFFTKVVDLGAASLKFEIWDTAGQEKYHSVCRLYFRGANAALLVYDVTRKDSFCKAQQWLKDLEEEFHSGEVVVMLVGNKTDLEEEREVTLEEGKEFAESKGLLFMETSAKLNYQVTEVFSAVARELSRREESKEGQRRRRDAPLTLSERPSLRGRCCAH; translated from the exons ATGGCCACGCCCAgcctgcctggggagggggcaggtctTCCCCATGACCAGAAGTGGGGGGGAAAGGGGGACCCAGGTCGGGGCCCTGGGGGACCCTGTGATGACCGGCTGTCAGGCTTGCTGGAAGTGACCAGGCCTGGGGAGCAC GGCATGGCGCAGTTGAATGGGGTCCCTCGTCCTGGGGCCGCCCCGGGCCAGCCCTgcgtcttcaagttggttctccTGGGCAGTGGCTCTGTGGGCAAGTCCAGCTTGGCTCTCCGGTATGTGAAGAACGACTTCAAGAGTATCCTGCCCACTGTGGGAT GTGCGTTCTTCACCAAGGTGGTGGACTTGGGGGCCGCGTCTCTGAAGTTTGAGATCTGGGATACGGCTGGTCAGGAGAAGTACCACAGCGTCTGCCGCCTCTACTTCAGGGGGGCCAACGCTGCGCTTTTGGTGTATGACGTCACCAGGAAG gattCCTTCTGCAAAGCACAGCAGTGGCTGAAGGACTTGGAGGAGGAGTTCCACTCTGGAGAAGTTGTGGTGATGCTGGTCGGCAACAAGACAGACCTGGAAGAGGAGCGGGAGGTGACCTTGGAG gaagggaAGGAGTTTGCAGAGAGCAAGGGGCTGCTGTTCATGGAAACCTCAGCCAAACTGAACTACCAGGTGACCGAGGTCTTCAGCGCCGTCG CCCGGGAGCTTTCGCGGAGAGAAGAGAGCAAGGAGGGCCAGAGGCGGCGGAGAGATGCTCCACTGACCCTGAGCGAGCGGCCCTCGCTGCGGGGCCGATGCTGTGCCCACTAG
- the RAB17 gene encoding ras-related protein Rab-17 isoform X2, which produces MHRSARGMAQLNGVPRPGAAPGQPCVFKLVLLGSGSVGKSSLALRYVKNDFKSILPTVGCAFFTKVVDLGAASLKFEIWDTAGQEKYHSVCRLYFRGANAALLVYDVTRKDSFCKAQQWLKDLEEEFHSGEVVVMLVGNKTDLEEEREVTLEEGKEFAESKGLLFMETSAKLNYQVTEVFSAVARELSRREESKEGQRRRRDAPLTLSERPSLRGRCCAH; this is translated from the exons GGCATGGCGCAGTTGAATGGGGTCCCTCGTCCTGGGGCCGCCCCGGGCCAGCCCTgcgtcttcaagttggttctccTGGGCAGTGGCTCTGTGGGCAAGTCCAGCTTGGCTCTCCGGTATGTGAAGAACGACTTCAAGAGTATCCTGCCCACTGTGGGAT GTGCGTTCTTCACCAAGGTGGTGGACTTGGGGGCCGCGTCTCTGAAGTTTGAGATCTGGGATACGGCTGGTCAGGAGAAGTACCACAGCGTCTGCCGCCTCTACTTCAGGGGGGCCAACGCTGCGCTTTTGGTGTATGACGTCACCAGGAAG gattCCTTCTGCAAAGCACAGCAGTGGCTGAAGGACTTGGAGGAGGAGTTCCACTCTGGAGAAGTTGTGGTGATGCTGGTCGGCAACAAGACAGACCTGGAAGAGGAGCGGGAGGTGACCTTGGAG gaagggaAGGAGTTTGCAGAGAGCAAGGGGCTGCTGTTCATGGAAACCTCAGCCAAACTGAACTACCAGGTGACCGAGGTCTTCAGCGCCGTCG CCCGGGAGCTTTCGCGGAGAGAAGAGAGCAAGGAGGGCCAGAGGCGGCGGAGAGATGCTCCACTGACCCTGAGCGAGCGGCCCTCGCTGCGGGGCCGATGCTGTGCCCACTAG
- the RAB17 gene encoding ras-related protein Rab-17 isoform X3 gives MAQLNGVPRPGAAPGQPCVFKLVLLGSGSVGKSSLALRYVKNDFKSILPTVGCAFFTKVVDLGAASLKFEIWDTAGQEKYHSVCRLYFRGANAALLVYDVTRKDSFCKAQQWLKDLEEEFHSGEVVVMLVGNKTDLEEEREVTLEEGKEFAESKGLLFMETSAKLNYQVTEVFSAVARELSRREESKEGQRRRRDAPLTLSERPSLRGRCCAH, from the exons ATGGCGCAGTTGAATGGGGTCCCTCGTCCTGGGGCCGCCCCGGGCCAGCCCTgcgtcttcaagttggttctccTGGGCAGTGGCTCTGTGGGCAAGTCCAGCTTGGCTCTCCGGTATGTGAAGAACGACTTCAAGAGTATCCTGCCCACTGTGGGAT GTGCGTTCTTCACCAAGGTGGTGGACTTGGGGGCCGCGTCTCTGAAGTTTGAGATCTGGGATACGGCTGGTCAGGAGAAGTACCACAGCGTCTGCCGCCTCTACTTCAGGGGGGCCAACGCTGCGCTTTTGGTGTATGACGTCACCAGGAAG gattCCTTCTGCAAAGCACAGCAGTGGCTGAAGGACTTGGAGGAGGAGTTCCACTCTGGAGAAGTTGTGGTGATGCTGGTCGGCAACAAGACAGACCTGGAAGAGGAGCGGGAGGTGACCTTGGAG gaagggaAGGAGTTTGCAGAGAGCAAGGGGCTGCTGTTCATGGAAACCTCAGCCAAACTGAACTACCAGGTGACCGAGGTCTTCAGCGCCGTCG CCCGGGAGCTTTCGCGGAGAGAAGAGAGCAAGGAGGGCCAGAGGCGGCGGAGAGATGCTCCACTGACCCTGAGCGAGCGGCCCTCGCTGCGGGGCCGATGCTGTGCCCACTAG